Proteins co-encoded in one Gimesia chilikensis genomic window:
- a CDS encoding LamG domain-containing protein gives MTQPDPDIREQILELADAQCAGIITEDELATLEGLLTAHPEYRREYLNYVFVHIGLAGTAQARVLQDPESEAIPSVKPAADHTSEPVERGYLVMLIPIVCSAICLGAVGIFLLMGDFKGLWEPEMVLQQRSKYYFDDSASPPEEIASVNQVARARWELLGNSPAVTDRFQPGTVKVTSGEVEFAFSGGADINVASPSLFGFERKDQGTLFSGSVSTQRSDRKALFRLETPSIELIDQGTEYEVSVNEAAETFVHVLDGQVAVKPRGRLPRFYWNFDEPPQTALSDVLNRSPVQAGKNALRVQGLIGPGAIQFNNRPDASLRLGNGGGQEVGTGDYAVSTGITIEALVVSDWKAADSPQTRAPFDYDEIFRKEDGSYRILLSFQNDDKAGITQIPQVGDGPCLSFGLYLSGLGYSELDMPLDGKEGRPTLAEIRDGQPHHIVGTYNGWTGEKAIYIDGVMRMSHRFPVGTMIISGGAAPAVIGNLISAQSATLVGREPFNGVIDEVAFYDYALNAGTIATHFSLFKAGKDYFDGQFLDILRQEKQEDYLLIHKGQKMKFSAETGKPVL, from the coding sequence GTGACCCAACCCGATCCTGACATCCGCGAACAGATTCTGGAACTGGCCGACGCCCAGTGTGCGGGCATCATCACGGAAGACGAACTCGCTACACTGGAAGGTCTGCTCACCGCGCATCCCGAGTACCGCCGCGAATACCTGAATTACGTTTTCGTGCACATCGGACTGGCGGGAACCGCCCAGGCGCGCGTGTTGCAGGATCCTGAATCGGAAGCAATACCCAGCGTCAAACCTGCTGCAGACCATACAAGCGAGCCCGTCGAACGGGGCTACCTGGTGATGCTGATTCCGATTGTCTGTTCGGCGATCTGCCTGGGCGCGGTGGGTATCTTTCTGTTAATGGGCGATTTTAAAGGGCTGTGGGAACCGGAGATGGTTCTGCAGCAGCGTTCCAAATATTACTTCGATGACAGCGCCTCGCCGCCGGAAGAAATCGCCAGCGTCAACCAGGTCGCACGGGCCCGCTGGGAACTGCTGGGGAACAGCCCGGCTGTCACGGATCGCTTCCAGCCGGGCACGGTCAAAGTGACGTCGGGCGAAGTCGAGTTTGCCTTTTCGGGTGGTGCAGACATTAACGTGGCCAGCCCTTCCCTGTTTGGCTTTGAACGCAAAGATCAGGGAACCCTGTTTTCCGGCAGCGTTTCGACGCAGCGTTCTGATCGCAAGGCGCTCTTTCGGCTGGAGACGCCGAGCATCGAGTTGATCGACCAGGGGACAGAATACGAAGTCAGTGTGAATGAAGCGGCTGAGACGTTCGTGCATGTGCTGGACGGCCAGGTCGCGGTCAAACCCCGCGGTCGGCTGCCGCGATTCTACTGGAACTTCGATGAGCCGCCCCAGACCGCGCTGTCCGATGTGTTGAACCGGAGTCCGGTTCAGGCTGGTAAGAATGCGCTGCGGGTCCAGGGACTGATTGGTCCGGGAGCCATTCAGTTCAACAACCGTCCCGATGCGAGCCTGCGGCTGGGGAACGGCGGCGGTCAGGAAGTAGGAACCGGCGATTACGCGGTCTCGACGGGTATCACCATCGAAGCGCTGGTGGTTTCCGACTGGAAAGCAGCGGACTCGCCTCAGACCCGAGCCCCCTTCGATTACGACGAAATCTTCCGCAAGGAGGATGGCAGCTATCGGATTCTGCTCAGCTTTCAGAATGATGACAAAGCGGGTATCACGCAGATTCCGCAGGTGGGTGATGGCCCCTGTCTCTCGTTCGGACTCTATCTGTCCGGGCTGGGTTACAGCGAACTGGACATGCCTCTGGACGGGAAAGAGGGCCGACCGACGCTGGCTGAAATTCGCGATGGTCAGCCGCACCATATCGTCGGCACCTATAATGGCTGGACGGGTGAGAAAGCCATTTATATCGACGGCGTCATGCGGATGAGCCATCGCTTCCCGGTAGGGACGATGATCATCAGTGGTGGTGCAGCGCCCGCGGTGATCGGGAATCTGATCTCAGCACAATCGGCTACTCTGGTGGGCCGCGAACCATTTAATGGCGTGATTGACGAAGTCGCTTTCTACGACTATGCCCTCAATGCTGGCACGATCGCGACCCATTTCAGTCTGTTCAAAGCGGGCAAAGACTATTTTGACGGCCAGTTTCTGGACATCCTCCGCCAGGAAAAACAGGAAGATTACCTGTTAATCCACAAGGGACAGAAGATGAAATTCTCCGCGGAGACGGGCAAGCCGGTACTTTAA
- a CDS encoding sigma-70 family RNA polymerase sigma factor, translated as MNTPADHPESSESFFRQFSQSDRKIYGYILALVLDVAAAEDIFQETCVILWKEYPRYDPERSFLNWAYGIAFNQIRKYRRTFQNQRLIFSDALVTVLAEDVSQMAEEQSERQLALTRCLENLSSPERDLLDSYYGDRQTAATLAERGNCSVHAIYKTIKKLRRALHECVTRRLSSEASS; from the coding sequence ATGAACACTCCCGCAGACCATCCTGAATCGAGCGAATCTTTTTTCCGCCAGTTTTCCCAGTCGGACCGTAAGATCTACGGATACATCCTGGCGCTGGTGCTCGATGTGGCGGCTGCGGAAGATATTTTTCAGGAGACGTGCGTGATCCTCTGGAAGGAATATCCCCGCTATGATCCGGAACGGAGTTTTTTGAACTGGGCATACGGCATCGCCTTTAACCAGATCCGCAAGTACCGGCGGACGTTCCAGAACCAGCGGCTGATTTTCAGTGATGCACTGGTGACCGTGCTGGCAGAGGATGTGTCCCAGATGGCAGAAGAACAGAGCGAACGCCAGCTGGCACTCACCCGTTGCCTGGAGAACCTGTCGTCCCCCGAGCGGGATCTGCTCGATTCCTATTACGGCGATCGACAGACCGCGGCTACGCTGGCCGAACGGGGCAACTGTTCGGTGCATGCGATTTATAAAACAATTAAAAAACTGAGGCGGGCGCTGCACGAATGCGTCACCCGTCGACTATCGAGTGAGGCTTCATCGTGA